The Pseudodesulfovibrio sp. zrk46 genome contains a region encoding:
- a CDS encoding transporter substrate-binding domain-containing protein, translated as MIKVLPFILAVLLLIPGPGMADNSIRVVSLNAPPMIMVKNDKITGLAADLAKEAFHRAGYSPQLQLVPWKRALYMVTNGQADALFYAIYTEERAKVLRYPSIPLFTIDLVALKRAKSAIVIKPNFRGLQQWVLGVGRGFTYGPKAQRFIDGAAFNRIETTNNNELGFRKLLGNRIDLHIMDKALAHHFLADPKDGHKADYVRDEQGEIYIIDSLKGYMVFSRQTTSKTDVALFTKALESMHEDGTYQKILDTYQ; from the coding sequence ATGATCAAAGTACTACCCTTTATCCTTGCCGTATTGCTCCTCATTCCCGGACCAGGAATGGCCGACAACTCAATCAGAGTCGTCAGCCTGAACGCTCCGCCCATGATCATGGTCAAAAACGACAAGATCACAGGGCTTGCCGCAGACTTGGCAAAGGAAGCATTTCATCGAGCAGGGTATTCCCCTCAACTCCAGCTGGTGCCGTGGAAACGTGCCCTTTACATGGTGACAAATGGCCAGGCCGATGCTCTCTTTTATGCCATCTACACAGAAGAGCGGGCCAAGGTACTGCGCTACCCTTCGATCCCCCTGTTCACCATCGACCTCGTGGCACTCAAGCGCGCCAAGTCAGCCATAGTCATAAAGCCCAACTTCAGAGGACTGCAACAATGGGTGCTCGGTGTGGGACGTGGATTCACATACGGTCCCAAAGCACAGCGATTCATTGATGGTGCGGCCTTCAACAGGATAGAAACCACCAACAACAATGAGTTGGGATTCCGGAAACTTCTGGGGAACCGCATTGACCTGCACATCATGGACAAGGCCCTTGCGCACCACTTCCTTGCCGATCCCAAGGACGGCCACAAAGCCGACTACGTGCGGGACGAGCAGGGTGAAATCTACATAATCGACAGCCTCAAGGGATATATGGTTTTCTCTCGCCAAACGACCTCGAAAACTGATGTCGCCCTCTTCACCAAGGCCCTTGAATCCATGCACGAAGACGGCACCTATCAGAAGATTCTCGACACATATCAATAA
- a CDS encoding HAMP domain-containing sensor histidine kinase, whose protein sequence is MKVSSLYFRMLAIFVVVQIAATLIMGFLVHSGKIRPPFTRHAEERTRAIKRLLIHELEMEKDFPSEFSAHESRAARPPKERPRPDRAPVHRQMPPPNFDLKGRLAHTLSTFASAFEGQVWLTNDSGRVVASSFGGPPPTISPDEVELEHRTPEGYTLRLMKRDGDETNIYMSDVFQNDGETLTLHLLHKWKKRREEEWFMKGLILMSTISALLLIPAYRMLTRPLRQLTDSAELLARGDFSPRVQARWKGEISVLARAFNRMAESLEKMIRGSKELTANVSHELRSPLARIRISQQILMERLEDGRTDGMEKHLSKMEAEIEHMDGLIDQILKLSKMDLQEAPAQDDKVNLNAMLEEAAERLYAMASKRSVTLTLNTEDLPTLRCHRDTLRMVLDNVTTNAVKYTEEGSTITVSSRREENEAVIEVANPYRDLCESELETIFIPFKRLGYESVEGNGLGLAFARKIVEEHGGTMEAQSGDGMFRMIVRLPLV, encoded by the coding sequence ATGAAAGTAAGCAGCCTCTATTTCCGCATGCTGGCCATCTTCGTGGTGGTGCAGATCGCAGCCACGCTGATCATGGGCTTTCTCGTCCACAGCGGGAAAATACGCCCTCCCTTCACGCGGCATGCCGAAGAACGAACGCGCGCCATCAAGAGACTCCTTATCCACGAGCTTGAAATGGAGAAGGACTTCCCCTCTGAGTTCTCAGCCCATGAATCAAGGGCCGCCCGCCCTCCAAAAGAAAGACCAAGGCCGGACCGCGCTCCTGTGCACAGGCAAATGCCTCCCCCGAATTTCGATCTCAAAGGACGGTTGGCCCACACGCTTTCCACCTTTGCCAGCGCCTTTGAAGGGCAGGTATGGCTCACCAACGACAGCGGTCGAGTCGTGGCCAGCTCCTTTGGCGGCCCTCCGCCCACCATCAGCCCGGACGAGGTGGAGCTCGAACATCGTACTCCCGAGGGATACACCCTGCGCCTCATGAAACGGGACGGCGACGAGACCAACATTTACATGTCTGACGTTTTCCAGAACGATGGCGAAACCCTGACCCTGCATCTGTTGCACAAGTGGAAGAAACGGCGTGAGGAAGAGTGGTTCATGAAGGGGCTTATCCTCATGTCCACCATCTCTGCCCTGCTGCTCATCCCGGCCTACCGCATGCTCACCCGCCCCCTGCGCCAGCTAACCGATTCGGCCGAGTTGCTGGCCCGCGGCGACTTCTCCCCCCGCGTACAGGCCCGCTGGAAAGGCGAAATTTCAGTGCTGGCCCGCGCCTTTAACCGCATGGCAGAGAGCCTGGAGAAAATGATCCGTGGCAGCAAGGAGCTGACCGCCAACGTATCCCACGAACTGCGCAGCCCACTTGCCCGTATCCGTATCTCTCAGCAGATTCTCATGGAGCGGCTGGAAGACGGCCGCACTGACGGCATGGAGAAGCACCTGTCCAAGATGGAAGCCGAAATCGAACACATGGACGGCCTCATCGACCAGATCCTCAAGCTGTCCAAGATGGACCTTCAGGAAGCCCCGGCTCAAGACGACAAGGTCAACCTGAACGCCATGTTGGAAGAGGCGGCAGAACGGCTGTATGCCATGGCCTCCAAACGCTCGGTAACCTTGACCCTGAACACCGAGGATTTGCCCACTCTGCGCTGTCATCGCGACACCCTGCGCATGGTGCTGGACAACGTGACGACCAACGCCGTCAAATACACGGAAGAGGGCTCCACCATCACCGTTTCATCCCGTCGGGAAGAGAACGAAGCGGTCATTGAAGTGGCCAACCCCTATCGCGATCTGTGCGAATCCGAATTGGAGACCATTTTCATCCCCTTCAAGCGGCTCGGCTACGAATCCGTGGAAGGCAACGGCCTCGGCCTCGCCTTTGCCCGCAAGATCGTTGAAGAACATGGCGGCACCATGGAAGCCCAAAGCGGTGACGGAATGTTCCGCATGATTGTGCGTCTGCCGCTGGTGTAA
- a CDS encoding adenylate/guanylate cyclase domain-containing protein, whose translation MRIFIHYVAALALLTIYGGQVCPLIDTLTIFHWGSLLLVTFTPMVVLRFLLEPRVVQSAPVYDQPGRQFLLEFSLFAIFGLFLSIYDTVVLHFPPMESGAKVILGFISFGFFIGLDLALAREHKNGEAIIRDGITPPEASSYTTLTRKFSTFALATVALTGTIVILAVAKDVYWLSEVDMAKDGMMAQLLIMAEISFILAILCTYILTIIISYTRNIRLFFGNETSVLRQVHSGDLSGRVPALTRDEFGEIAAHTNTMIDGLRERDRIKSVFGKAVSPTIARRLMEQEEKGVSLGGSRQMLVILFSDIRNFTSYTESNPPEMVIKDVNAWFTEAVASIQDHGGIVDKFIGDGILAVFGLDGDVAACENAARCAMDMQARLQGLAPNLCEPMSVGIGIHKGEVLAGIVGSPERLEFTVVGDVVNTASRIEGMTRDLKASVLISKAVYTDLKTNMDLSDWRDYGAQTLKGKAEPIHLFGLPME comes from the coding sequence ATGCGTATTTTCATTCACTACGTCGCCGCACTGGCGCTCCTGACCATATATGGCGGGCAGGTGTGTCCGCTCATCGACACCCTGACCATTTTTCATTGGGGTTCGCTGCTGCTCGTCACCTTTACGCCCATGGTGGTGCTTCGCTTTTTGCTGGAGCCGCGGGTAGTGCAATCCGCGCCCGTCTATGATCAGCCGGGCCGTCAGTTCCTGTTGGAGTTCAGCCTGTTCGCCATCTTCGGACTGTTCCTGTCCATCTACGATACGGTTGTCCTTCACTTCCCGCCCATGGAGAGCGGGGCCAAGGTCATACTCGGATTCATTTCCTTCGGCTTCTTCATCGGACTGGATTTGGCTCTGGCGCGAGAGCACAAGAACGGCGAGGCCATTATTCGTGACGGCATCACCCCGCCCGAAGCATCCAGCTACACCACCCTGACCCGCAAGTTTTCCACCTTTGCCCTTGCCACGGTGGCCCTCACCGGCACCATCGTCATTCTGGCCGTGGCCAAGGACGTCTACTGGCTCTCCGAAGTGGACATGGCAAAAGACGGCATGATGGCGCAGCTTCTGATCATGGCGGAGATCAGCTTCATCCTCGCCATTCTCTGTACCTACATTCTGACCATCATCATCTCGTACACACGCAACATCAGGCTCTTCTTCGGCAATGAAACCAGCGTGCTGCGTCAGGTTCACTCCGGCGACCTGTCCGGCCGTGTTCCTGCACTGACCCGCGACGAGTTCGGCGAAATCGCGGCCCACACCAACACCATGATCGACGGACTGCGCGAGCGCGACCGCATCAAGTCCGTGTTCGGCAAGGCCGTCAGCCCCACCATTGCCCGCCGCCTCATGGAGCAGGAGGAAAAGGGCGTCTCACTGGGCGGTTCCCGCCAGATGCTGGTCATCCTCTTTTCCGACATCCGCAACTTCACCTCCTACACGGAATCCAACCCGCCGGAAATGGTCATCAAGGACGTCAACGCATGGTTCACCGAGGCCGTGGCTTCGATACAGGACCACGGCGGCATCGTGGACAAGTTCATCGGCGACGGCATCCTCGCGGTCTTCGGGTTGGACGGCGACGTGGCTGCCTGTGAAAACGCGGCCCGCTGCGCCATGGATATGCAGGCCCGCCTGCAAGGGCTCGCGCCCAACCTGTGCGAACCCATGTCCGTGGGCATCGGCATCCACAAGGGCGAAGTGCTGGCAGGCATCGTGGGCTCACCCGAACGCCTCGAATTCACAGTAGTGGGCGACGTGGTCAATACCGCCTCACGCATCGAAGGCATGACCCGGGACCTCAAGGCATCGGTGCTCATTTCCAAGGCCGTATACACCGACCTCAAGACCAATATGGACCTGTCCGACTGGCGCGATTACGGTGCTCAGACACTCAAGGGCAAGGCAGAGCCCATTCACCTGTTCGGCCTTCCCATGGAATAA